Part of the Choloepus didactylus isolate mChoDid1 chromosome 10, mChoDid1.pri, whole genome shotgun sequence genome is shown below.
GGGGTAGGCGGCAGTTTCAGATTGCCTCACTGCCTTGGTATATGCCCTGTCCTCAGGCCTCTTGCAGTGCTGGAATGTCTCCCCTGGTCTGAACTCACGATCAGCCCTCATCTGTGGTCACAGAACAATGGGGCAGGGCTGCCTGGGGGAGAGGTGGATTCTGTGAATTCTTCAGGCAGAACTACAACCTTGACTGATGATGAAATACCATTCTGAGAGCTGCATTTAATTTAGAGGTTTTCCTGGGTCAGCTGTCCTGGGAATCCCAAGAGTTCTCCTATCCTCCTCCTGCCTGGGGAGTAAGAGAACACAATCTCTTGGGGTTTCCTTGCACTTTGGCACTTTTGTTTGTATACATTTGGTATGGCATATTTTATTTAGGGTATATTTCTGTTACTGGCTCTGTCACTTAGTAACTGGGTAACCTCAGGTAAATGACTCATGGTCTTGAAATCTCAATAGTTTCCTCACGTGAAAATGGGGTAATTGTCAGCCCTGCTCTTAGCCTAAAAAAAGCATCTTTGTGGGAATTAGAAAattgtataatataaatatacaaaacaacAAAGATTGTGAATGTGAGCTGCGCCCCCTAGAGTTGCATAGTGCACAGCTTGGGCCAACATACATGGTGACCCTGAAATAACAGGTCCACATTCCCGGGACTGTtgggaggattaagtgagataatgtatatataaAGTGCCTGAGTCACAGTAATAATTGGCTGTTATTATTTGAAGTTTTCTCAATTCCTAACCCTTTGGGGTAAGAACTCAAAAGAGTACCCCAGGTCAGTGTTACAAAAACAATTCTTCCCACAAAGTGGCCCCATGCCTGGGCTGTAGTGCTGTGGCAGTGAGAGGGATGTAGACACACGGTGTGTGGCCCCACCACACCAGGCCAAGGCGGGGGTGGTGCTCAGAAGCAGCCCACCCGAGGCTGGGTGAGACACAAGCCTGGGGAGGCTGCCTCCCAGCATGCAGATGCAGTCACGTGGCATGATCACACGGGCGTCACTTGTGGAGAGGGAAAGCCTGTGCATAATGGAAACTCCTCACAATACAATGTGGAAAAGCAATTTCaagaatcatttttattttcatttctaagcCAAGGAAAACAGTtggatttgcttttctttgttggtcatAGGAAGAAACTGAGGAGCATCACTTTGATTGGGGTTGAGGCCTAAGACGGCTGGAATGCTGGGGGGTTATTTCTCTTGGGATGTAATGAGTTGAATAAATATCAAGAGAGTGAAAGTACACAAACTCATTACTGCCCATTAAGAATGCCAAACTAGCAAATAACTggtgtgggggaagggggaggttgAACTCTTTAAGGAAAGTAAATGACTACAAGAGGATAGCATAGAGAGCCTGGGGCTTAGCGTCAGATCTGAGTTCTAGGTCCAGTTCGTCCTCTTATCTGCTGTGTGTttctgggcaagtcatttaatctgTCTTGGTTTCAGAGTCTTCGTTTATAAAATGGGGGGAATAACAACGTCTCTGGacaatatgtgccaggcacccaGTACGATGCCctgttccttcccttccttcttatAACCCAGTCTGTTCCTTGTCACTCCCGGTAACCCCAGgccccatggaaacaacttaaagaCTGGTCCCAATACTAGCAATGACACCTTGAGCAAGTTCACCTTTTtgggcttcaatttcctcaccCTCAAAATAGGCAGAATAATAACAATTCATTCTGAATGTTCTAATGATTAAATGAGTTCACATGTATGTAAAGGGCTCAGTGAACCTTAAAACCTGAACAAGTGTTAATTGTCAAGTTTGGTTTACTTTTTAATCTAGCAATCATAAGAAAGGCTCTTTAAAGACATCACAGTTTATGATTACGTTTGCATGTTTTTTGCCTCCCCACCCTGTGCCCAGCACTGTGCAAGAAGCTAAAGACACCAAGAGAGCCAGGACTCAGACTAACCAGTTGGCTGCTTCTGGGTCTGGGCCTTTGAGGCCGACAAACCTCCTGTATCAGAGCACAGCTCTGTGACATGGATCAGGTGATTTTAATTCCTcctctgttaaatggggataatcGTGGTATCTCCTCAAAGGGTTACTGTAAGGATTCAAAGAGATGAGAAAAATGTCCATCTTTGATGTGCTCATCACATATGCCTAAAATATTCAGCATCTTAATATTAGCTTTTATTGATCGCTGTCCTTgttattctaatttttagtttcagAAGTGCACTCATGTTCCTTACCTCCGGAAAGAGGCAGGTTCAATCACACCCATTTCACAGAAAAGGCTTAACCTTCAGGATTACAAGTCCAAGTGCACAGAGCTTTGCCTGGGAAGCCATGAGAGTCCACCCTTGGGAAGGTACAGAACTCAACTATAAACTGCAGCTCTCCTGGGTCTTGAGGCCAGGGAAGGTTTGGAAGCCATCCCTTTCCTGGAGCCAAGTTGCCTCCCTTTTTAGCTGCTTCTTGGCTAAGGTAGAGGGCAGAGCCAGCACAGAGAGGTATCTGTCACCAGCTGCTGCAGGTGAACAGCCTGCGGAAGGCAGTGGCCCTGGCAGGCCCGCCCTAGCCGGGAGGGCGACTCCTCCCCATTGTTCTCTAGCAGGCGCAGCTGCCAGCACAGGAGTAGCCAAAGTACCATTGGAAACCAGGCAAACACATACAAACTCAGCCCAGTTTCCACTGATGTCACTGCAGCCCTACCTCGTAGCAGAACCCAAACCAGGGCGCGTGAACACCTCTTCCTGCCTGACGGGAAAGGCCTGAGCTGGCCATCAGAACCATGCTTGGCCTTTGTCATTTGAGTGGAAAGCAGCTCAGCAAAGGCCCGGGGGAACACGGGGTCTTCTTTTGTAATTGCCAGCTGGCTGGCATAGGGTGGAGCCTAAACCCAGACTTCTCACTGAGAAGAAGGCTCCTAAGTGGCCCAGAGAAGACACAACCGGTGTCCTGATTGTTATTTTACAGTAAATTCATGTGAAACCAGAAAGCAGTGCTACTAACACCTTTATACTACTAATACCCAGATTAAGTCATTAAGAGTTGGGAAAGTTTGAGTCCATCAGACAAGGGAGGGTACAGTCCTGGTTCTGCCACCTTCCAGCTGTGTGATTTTAGGCAaatcacttagcctctctgaatctcagtttcctcatctacaaatgGAAAGAACAGTAGAATCTACCTTATAAAGGGCATTCTGAGTATTCGATAAAGCAAAAAAACACTTGCAAAATGCCTAATGAAGGatcaggcacatagtaggcactctgTAAATGGTAGTTTTGGATGTTGCTAATGAACATAGTAAATGGCCACTCTTGTTGGTGCAGCTCCACCCCCTCAGGGTAGACACTTCCTCATGGACTCCCCAGGCCTTGGTAGATCCCTTTTCACAGCATTTCCTACTACACAGAAACTGTCGGtgggtttgtcttttcattcagtcaacaaatatttatttgtaaaaaaacaaaacccaaacccagcgctcatggagcttacattcaagAGGCCAGAAAAGGGAGGCAGACAGTATATATCTGATGGTGATAGGGACTCTGAAGGGGATATAGATGGCAAcatcacaattttaaataattagggAGAGCCTCGCTGAGAAGATGGTATTTGAGCAAACACCTGAAAGAGGTGATGGAGCAAGTGAAGAGGAAAGGGGCAAAGTGTTCTGGCAGGGAATAGCAAGTGCAAAAGCCCTGAGTCATAAGTGTGCTTGGCGAGCTTGAAGAACATCCAGTAGGCCAATGTGGCTGGAGTGGCATGAGTGAGGAGGAAAGTCAGAGGCGAGGCCAGGGAGGTAGCAGGGGCTAGATCATGGTGGGAGGGCCTTAAAGACCTGTTAGCTTTTTCTTGGAGATGGGGAGCCAGTGGAGGGCTCTGAATAGTGACCCAATCAGACcttttaaaaggatcactctggctgccgAGTTGAAAACAGACTGCAGAGTGGGCAACAGCAGGAACAGGGAGCCCTATTAGGAAACTATTGCAGAGTCCACTGAGAGTTGAAGGTGGGTTCCACAAGGGTGGTGGTAGAGGAGGTGGGGAGAAACAGTAGGGTCTGGAATATTTCTAGGATTTCTATTATAATTTGATGGTGACTTAGATGTGGGATGAACAGTTTAGGATGAATTCAGAGTCCAGTTGTGGATAAGTTCAATTTCAGATGCCTGGTAGCTGACTGGAAATGTTAAAGAGGCAGCTGGATGCTTGAGTCTGGAGACAAGAGGAGAGGTAcaggaaggagaaataaatgtgGGACTCATCAGTGCTTGAAGGCGATCAAAGCCACAAGACTGGATGAGATCACCAAGGTAAAGAAGAGGTCTGAGCACTGAGCTCTGGGGGCACCCCcaacacaaaaggacagaaataTGAGGATGAATCAGCAAAGAAGACTGAGAAAGAACAGCCAGTGAGCTTGGAAGAAAGGGTGACATCCTGAAAAGGACGTCCAAGATGGGAATGATTCACAATGCCTGCACTGTTGAGAGACAAAATATTGATAAGATGAGGACCGAGAACTGACCACTGAATCTGGCATAGGAAGGCCACTGGTGAAGAGGGGGTAAAGGCCTGATAGGAGTGGGCTCAAGAGGGAACTAGAAGAGAAGAATAGGAAATAGTGTTTCCATTTAGAGGGTTTTGctaaaaaggagaggagaaaaatggaaaagtagcTAGAAAAGGAATTTGAGGTCAAGAGACAATTTTCTTTAAGTTGAGAGAAATAACAGCCTGTTTTTAGGAAAAATGTGATTATGCAACAGAGATAGGGAGAAGTGTTGGAGCAACATCCTTGAGTAGGCGAGAGGAGGGATCTAGTGCGTGTCCATCCCCTCCCTCGTGGCCTGGCTAACTCCTACTCATCCCTCAAGGGTCAGCATAAAGGTCACTTTCTCAGGGAAGTTTCCTGACCCCTCCAATTAGGTCAGATCCCCTGTTATACCCTTTCACATTGTATGAGACTTCTGCTTCACCACACTTATGAAAGGTGTAATGATGTGGAAGCCCAGTGAGGGCAGGGGTTGGGTCTGTTCTGTATGCAGCTGTATCTCTAGCCTGGTATATAGTGGATTGTTCAATGGATATCTGGTGAAGGAATGAACGGTCCAAGAATAGAACTGAAACAAATCCTCAGACACGTGTCTGTTTTCTGCTCCCGTATGATTTAATCACATTGCAATGATAGGACTGTGCAATTACTGGCTGTTGCAAATATCTGGATTTATAaaagttcatttgtttgttcCTGTTTGGGCTCTTCAGCTCAGCTAACACACAGATCAAAGCCACGTGACCGGACACATCCTTTCACTGACATCACCCACTACAAACTGAAAGCATTCCATACTGTGTCTAGCAAGTCATTCATCtaatgaatatttgctgaaagCCCGCTTAGTGCAACATCCTGGGGATATAGGCTTGATCAGACACACAGtgcctgccctcaagaagcttagAGTCCAGCAGAGGAgatcaaaagcaaacaaaactgaTTCATTACAAAGGGAAATTCTGGGTGGTTAGAGATTATAGAGTAGGGAGACTTAACCAAATGAGCAGTCTGAGATAGTAGGAGAAGGGAGATCGAACAACCCTTGCTCCACCTCTCCTCACCAGCTTCAAGCTGCCCCTTTGTGGTTCTCAGGCTCCAGGCCAAGAGCTCAGCAAGAGGGCTATGGGCATGGAGCTAGCTCCAGGCCAACAGGGCCATGGTCTCTTACTTCAGATGCCTCAGtcccctcccttttctttctaCCTCTGCTGAGACCTATCTATCTCCTTCTATTGCTTCCAGATGAGCTGCTGTCCTCTCTGGCTCCAGGAGAGTAGAATGCATCCCCTTGAAGCTGCATTTGGGGAAAGATCTACCCAGCAAGAAGGCTGACATCATTTATGGTTTAGGCCACTGACAGTGATGGGACCACCACTGATTCTCCCCTTCTGTTTACTTTCAGATTTTCATAGACTCTATTCACAAAGAATAACCACCATCTTGCAAGGACCATGAGGCCACTGTATGTGACATGCTGGTGGCTGGGACTGCTGGCTGCCATGGGAGCTGTGGCAGAGCAGGAAGATGGCTTTGAGGGCTCTGAGGAGAGCACACAAAATGAATTCATTTACCTGAATAGGTACAAGCGGGCAGGCGAGTCCCCGGACAAGTGCACTTACACCTTCATTGTACCCCAGCAGCGGGTTACAGGTGCCATCTGTGTCAACTCCAAAGAGCCTGAGGTGCTCCTGGAAAACCGAGTGCACAAGCAGGAGCTGGAGCTGCTCAACAATGAGCTGCTCAAGCAGAAGCGGCAGATTGAGACGCTGCAGCAGCTGGTGGAGGTGGATGGCGGCATCGTGAGTGAGGTGAAGCTGCTGCGCAAAGAGAGCCGCAACATGAACTCACGGGTCACGCAGCTGTACATGCAGCTTCTGCATGAGATCATCCGCAAGCGGGACAATGCGCTGGAGCTCTCCCAGCTGGAGAACAGGATCCTCAACCAGACAGCCGACATGCTGCAGCTGGCCAGCAAGTACAAGGACCTGGAGCACAAGTACCAGCACCTGGCCACACTGGCCCACAACCAATCGGAGATCATTGCACAGCTTGAGGAACACTGCCAGCGGGTGCCTGCAGCCAGGCCCATCCCTCAGCCGCCCCCTGCCACGTCGCCCCGGGTCTATCAGCCACCCACCTACAACCGCATCATCAATCAGATCTCCACCAATGAGATTCAAAGTGACCAAAACTTGAAGGTGCTGCCACCCCCTCTGCCCACCATGCCTACCCTCACCAGCCTCCCGTCCTCCACAGACAAGCCATCAGGTAAGTCCTCCAGGGTCCCTTTCCATTTGAGCCTCAAAGCCAGGCTCCAGGCTTCCCTTGGCTGTGACCACAAGTGGAGGGAAAGCCACAGCAAGCTGAAGGCGTGCCAACAGACTTGCATAATTCCCCAGTAATCCCTTGAGCCAAGTTGCTTGAGCCAGTGGGGTGAGAGGGGGGACCACATTCCTTAGATAGATCCTCAAAGGTAGAACCAGGAAGCAGGGAAagtttcagaagaaaataaattcagacttTTAATAGAACAGAATCCAAGGCCTGAAGTTTTCTAGGTTCTGCACTAGATGTTCCGTGTTGGCAAACAGGATGTCTCTCCTGCAAGCCTGTGTACACCAGTCTCCAGTGCCATGCCTGGCTCAGAGCTGGCATTTGGTAAATACtcactgaataaaaaaataggcCAAAGAAAAAGCGTTATCATTTAAAAAGTATGATAAAACACATTTTAGGGGCTAAGGGATACAAAGCAGTATTTTCTAAAGCCCACAAATTTCCTACAGTCTGCTACTATCTAGAATTGTCAATGATGATTCCATACATTCCTAAAAACATGCATACAATGTGGTAATTCTCAGAATAGAGAGGGATGGGATTGCTGATGGAGAGGAAGCAGCTGCAGTAGGTTATGAAGTTTGACCAAGATATTACACTGGGCATTTTCATGTATATTATATCATAAACCCTTGCAGCTCCAATTTACAGACAAGTTCAGAAAGGTTGATTacctttttcatatgcttaagaTCCTCAGGCTAGATTTGAATTCAGGCCTTTTCACTTTTATGTCTAGGGCTATTAGTCTCCTTTGGTCTTGGACTCTTTATCTTAAAACAAGGAGAATGAAATAAATAGACAGAACCTTTATAGCTTTTGCTTTCTATAGCTGATGATTGGCCCTTCTGTACACGAGTCTGTTTTAAATCAGAAGTTCCAAAAGAGAAGGCACAGTGTGCTAATATGTCATGGTAAAATATCCAGAGGGTTAAAAATGCCATTGAGTACCAAATCAAGGCTCACCTGAATACTGTCATAATCCTGAGGAGGTGGGCTGGTCTCAATGGTTACCCAGAGGATTTCCTCCTAACCATCTCTGGTTTCTGAATCAACAACTCCAGCTCATTTCAGACCTTGAACTGAGCTGTTAGGCATACGATGTAAAAATAAAGACCTGGGTTTATATCCAGGCTCCATCCCTTATTAGCTATTTGCTCATGAGAAAGTTACTTAAgtcctctgagcctcaattttcttccctgtaaaatggggacaagtgCCTAACATCAGAGTTATTGTGGAAAGTCAGTGCAATCAATTATGTAATATGATGTCATGTGGTACAGCCAACATTGGCTGAACCTCTACTCTGTGCCCATCACAGCACTAAATATGGGGGAGCTGGTGAAAAACTATGTTCCCTGACCCCCAGGAACTCAAGCTGGGAGAGGTGGCAGCTGCATTAATGTACCTGGCATCCATCCAGGGTCCATTATTTCTGTCCCCTAAAATCAGCACATCTCGTGGGATAAAAGATCTCTGGGTGGTAGCATTTCGCCAAGTCAATTTTCCAGCACCTTGTAAGAATTAATGGGGCCAACATACCAAAGTATCTGAAATCAGGAATGCAGTGAAAACTCTGGACTGTGCAGTCATTGTGTAATAACCACCCCCCCATTACACAGTGTTGCAGAGAGGGGCACAGGAGAAGCCACGGAGACACTAAGGTGGCACTATTGAGACTTCCTGGAGTGGAAGGGCAAGGTACGACAAAGGTGGGGACTTCCGCACTGCATCTTGAAAGATTTGTAGGCATTTACTAGGTGGACTTGGGAGTCTGGAATTTGAATTATTAGTGTGTTCCTGATGGATCTGGAGACCATGCAAAGACTCAGGGGCACTGCCCTACTCCTAGCATCTCAAGCAATCTGATCACCTACTTCATGTTCATAATTCAACATAGGTTGTAGCACTGGTAAGGGAGCCTGTATACTGTGTGTAATTCCAAGGCTACTGCAATcatgctacccctttctctcctACTTAAGAAAGCAGACTGGCATGGAAGGAAATAGTAGTGATTTTACTTTTGAGATAACTTGAtgcaatttgtcttttttttaaagccctcATAAATTTTGGTACTTGACAGTTAGTAAGATTTCTTGTGATCCATCTCAACCACTGATCTTCCATATGAGGTGATACCAGCTGATATTGCGCACCCACTTGTGGAAGCTGAATGTGCAGACAGAGCTCATGAGGAAAGTGGCGGGAGAGGTCCCTGCTCTTTCCTTGCGTTAGACTAAGCTAGAAGGGAAAAGCAGAGGATCTCTCTTTACCCAGCTCCAAAGGCCAGCCTGGACCTGAGTGGGTCAGCCTCAGCCAACCAGTAGAGGGCTCTTATCAGGCCTATTCTGAGAGCTTGCAGAGCAGGCTCTGGTCCTGGAAGACAAAACCCTCTTCTGTCCTCTCACCCAACAGTTCTTTGTTCTCGGGGACAAAGCTCAGCCAGAAACACCTTTGCAATTAAACACCTTTACATCCATATCTTGGCAGcttataaattttctttcattctgcaaCCTCAGAACCATCTTTTCCTCATTGTCTGGGCCACTAATCCCACAGCATGCCCTCCCCCAGGGGAATGAGGGAGCTACCATCAGCTTATCTGGAAATGTACTCAATGGCATGTTCCCAGCCAGAGATAGGAACAAGGTCTGGGCCAGTTGAGTGATGGAGGCCCAGGCAGCTCTCGACTTCCCTGACCTCTTCTTTAGGTTAGTCCTGTCTCTCTCAGGTCTGGCCAGAGCTAGGGGCGTTTCAATTAGGAAAATGTTTATGATGAGGCCTGGACCAAATGGCCTCACTGCTCCTTCCCCTGTGGGTCCTGCTGTTgccactctccctccctcctgccttcctcttcACTCTTTCtcaccattatacaatcccacacCTTCTCCACTTCTTTTAGCTggtgcacatgcatgcatgtgtgcacacacctACACACCTGTCAGTCAGATCTGTTAAAAAGGAAGGCTGCAGGAGTTGTTCTCCAAGAGGCAAGAGGCAAAGTAAAAGGATGGGTGGCTCAGCTCTGGTTTTCACCTAGGATGGGTGCTAGATGGCCTGGGACATTGTTTCTCAGCTCACCCCAGACAGAATCCCGCATGTGCTGCCCTTCCTGACACAGCCCCCATCCTAGAGATTGAtcagagaagagaaggcagtgcTACTACTAGTTGCCACAGCAAGACCTTGTCTGAGATTAATCTTCAAAAACCAAAAGGAGTGGATACTTTTGTAGCAGCTGTTTTCTCTCCTGGGAAAGAGATTACACCCAGTTCAGTTTGTTGTTCAATGGATGAGGAAGAGgccataaaatattaaaactctTAGGAGCTCTCAGATCCCTTAGCATAGCCTTTCTGTCACAAAGCctgtcagtggcagagctgggatcagTCCCTGGACTGATAACTTCCAGGAtattgaggttcagagaagttaagtaacttgcctaaaattATACAGCTTGTAAGTGATTCAGTCAATACTAAAACCCAAGTCTGTTGTAACCACTCTGGGATGctgcacatttccatggaaaggcTAGAGGGGAACTGGTGTTAAAATCACTATTATGAATGCTTGACTTGGACCCAGCTGTCAGTTGCCTAGCACCTGACCCTCCATCACTGTTTCATGGTACTAGATTTCAAGCAGCTCTTTGAACACAAGCTCAGAGAACAGAGTTGGTGGATTTGTTAATAGAACCTTCTTGATTCTAATAATACAAAACACTGTCACTGCGACCAATATCATATGCCCCCTCGTCCAGGCCTAGGAGGAACCAACTGAGCTCTTCAACAGAAAACATAATACCCATCTGTATTCTAGTAAATGGGCCCAAATGAAGTTGCAGAAGACAAATCTAACTTAATTTGTATAAACTCTGAACACATTCTCTGGGGTTCCTCCTACTTAGCTTTTCAAGGTATAGCTAATCTGAAGTcctgatttctttaaatatgttagCTCTAAGTATATAAAAAACAGTAGATAAGGTCACCTCTTGAGGTCACATTAGGTGACAACCATATTGCTTCACTGGTAATATGATGCATAGGTAGAAACCACCTCACCACAGATGGTCTACAGCCAGAAAAGCAACTTGAACAGAGTGTTTCCTAGATTGACACCCCctccatattttattttcccctaTAAGGGAGGAAATACGTACATTAGATAGTGGTTCCTTAGCACGatggtaagttttaaaattaaatatatcacactgaGGTTTCCATTCCTTCTGGAGATGAAGCAATCAATCCAGATAAAACGGTACTAGTTCCAGGTGCAGATCCCTTCTGGCAAACTGGGCTTCCAAGCCTAAAGCACTGTAGAGAGTTGTAGAAACATTGGGGTATCCTGCTTTACCACTTAAGGTCACAGAAGCTGAGGGAAAACCCATACCCAGGTCTCCTGCCTCCAGAGCTTGTGCTGTTTTCACTgtactgtattttttccctaaaattttattgttaaacAAGATAAGTTTCCTATACTCATTACAAACTATATAATCCAGTTATATTTCAAAGAGCATTCCTTGCTACCTTCTTCATCAACAGAAGGCACTCAAGTTCAAGGTAGGTCATCTTCCTTCTAgcattgctttctctttttcaccTCTCTGGTACCTTGGGGAACTTACCACAAAAAACTTTTTGAGTTTGATGGAAGGCTATCCCTCTATTCCTCAGGCAGTTTCCCAAGGAAGACATTTGGCTAAATACTCAGAGTATTTATAGCCCCAGGGGATAAACTATCAACTAGTTACTGTAAACGTCTGATGACGTAGCATCATCTTGTGGTCTGGACATCCCAATAGCTTGGCAATTGGCAAACAGAAAGGAATCTAGAAGATCCTGAAGATCAGACACCTGTGGCCAACTCACTAGTCACACAAAAGGATTGTTGTGGTGCATTTATTTAGTGGATTCTATCATAACGCTGAGATGCCACAAAAACATGATAAAGAAAGCAGAATTAAGTTAGCATCATACTACAGAGAGTCTAAAACAAAGTTGGCTGAGTTTGCTGAGCCCAATGGTTATTATgctattgtaaaagtaattatgtGTACTTCCCACTGTTTTCTATCAGCATCAACAAAGGACTCAGGCAGCAGAGATCTGCTTAAAGAACATTAGAAACAGTCCCTCCTACACTCCTTGCATCACCGCCTAATGTTGAAAATAACCCTGATGATCCTGGCCCTGTAACTGAAGATGAGCCAATGGAGCTATGAGACCTGGAGTAGTTTAGGTTAACCTTTTGttaaaaatgaatacataattTTCCCTTAATAGATTTTTTGAATATAATAGTTTAATACAgaaaaaattctaagaaaaaaatctaatttaaatGGTAAAtacaaccattttttaaaaatttccaaatggtGAGACTAAAATATTTTAGGTGGTATCTCTAGAGTAAcatccaaaagaatcaaaaatCTAATCACCCAGTGCCATCCCACAAGTTCTGAACAGACTGCGAGACTTTCCCACAGCAAGATTTTCTTTTCCAGGGTTTGGTCTGGATGCTGATTTATCCTCTGTTGTGGGGCCAGCTTTATTCTCAAGCTGGAAAAAACAGAACGAAGAAGATACAGGGAATACAGTTCACAAGCTgtgaggaactgagagaggaaggcATATGGAACACTAAGTGACTGTCAGCACTAGACTGGGAAGATCAACACATATTCAATGCTCCTGAAAAGGGTCTAATAGGGAGACAGACCTTCAACTACCCAAATGCTTTGCAATTACTGCAGCACAGTGCAGTACAAAGAACCAAGGCCTGGAAGGCAGACCTGAGTAAACAGCATGTAAAGTACCTGGCAGATGAAAGGCACTAGATAAACAGTAGTCATCATTATGATTATATTCCAAAGAGATAAATACATAAGGCATTATGGGAACCCAAAGGAGACTTAAGTAGTTCTTGTGGGGTTAAGGCAAgatttcctggaggaggtgatgaggAGGGCTGAGGGTCTTGCAGATATGCTCTCAGAGCCAC
Proteins encoded:
- the ANGPTL2 gene encoding angiopoietin-related protein 2, whose protein sequence is MRPLYVTCWWLGLLAAMGAVAEQEDGFEGSEESTQNEFIYLNRYKRAGESPDKCTYTFIVPQQRVTGAICVNSKEPEVLLENRVHKQELELLNNELLKQKRQIETLQQLVEVDGGIVSEVKLLRKESRNMNSRVTQLYMQLLHEIIRKRDNALELSQLENRILNQTADMLQLASKYKDLEHKYQHLATLAHNQSEIIAQLEEHCQRVPAARPIPQPPPATSPRVYQPPTYNRIINQISTNEIQSDQNLKVLPPPLPTMPTLTSLPSSTDKPSGPWRDCLQALEDGHDTSSIYLVKPENTNRLMQVWCDQRQDPGGWTVIQRRLDGSVNFFRNWETYKQGFGNIDGEYWLGLENIYWLTNQGNYKLLVTMEDWSGRKVFAEYASFRLESESEYYKLRLGRYNGNAGDSFTWHNGKQFTTLDRDHDVYTGNCAHYQKGGWWYNACAHSNLNGVWYRGGHYRSRYQDGVYWAEFRGGSYSLKKVVMMIRPNPNTFH